One genomic region from Dermacentor variabilis isolate Ectoservices chromosome 6, ASM5094787v1, whole genome shotgun sequence encodes:
- the LOC142585484 gene encoding uncharacterized protein LOC142585484, whose amino-acid sequence MRVGATTGAAAMVWTSAPRLLSLWLALWLAAGAEAVLLGMLLRRSTLGSMIPKPSIKIYRDLDNGHGSGLRSGFKVGIDATFGGSNSKEQKQEYDDGLGVKYQHHQHDDYKLQQGDYDLHRYQKSPSITVEIRAREPPEPPTTEPPPPPPPKGFSLRRIVKRRRKSRRTTTPPPLTLPLTVPPDMSLMPAYRKELMYPEYAFGPYKGHTLMGFTYDGQDFKS is encoded by the exons ATGCGAGTCGGGGCCACCACCGGTGCGGCGGCGATGGTGTGGACGTCAGCGCCCCGGTTACTCTCCCTGTGGCTGGCGCTGTGGCTGGCGGCCGGCGCCGAGGCCGTCCTGCTCGGAATGCTCCTGCGTCGAAGCACCCTGGGCTCCATGATACCCAAGCC GTCCATCAAGATCTACCGTGACCTGGACAACGGCCACGGGTCCGGCCTGCGATCAGGCTTCAAGGTGGGCATCGACGCCACCTTCGGCGGCAGCAACTCCAAGGAGCAGAAGCAAGAGTACGACGACGGCCTCGGGGTCAAGTACCAGCACCACCAGCACGACGACTACAAGCTGCAGCAGGGAGACTACGACCTGCACAG GTACCAGAAGAGCCCGTCGATCACGGTGGAAATCCGGGCGCGCGAACCGCCCGAACCACCGACCACcgagccaccgccgccgccgccgcccaagGGGTTCTCGCTGAGGCGCATCGTCAAACGGCGCCGCAAGAGCCGACGTACCACGACGCCACCCCCGCTGACGCTGCCGCTGACCGTACCACCGGACATGTCCCTGATGCCCGCGTACCGCAAGGAGCTCATGTACCCGGAGTACGCGTTCGGCCCGTACAAGGGGCACACGCTCATGGGATTCACCTACGACGGGCAGGACTTCAAGAGCTAA